GGTGCTGCTGAACCGTGCGCCCACGCTCCATCGTCTCGGCATTCAGGGCTTCGAGCCGGTGCTGGTCGAGGGCAAGGCGATCAAGATCCATCCGCTGGTGTGCCAGGCGTTCAACGCCGACTTCGACGGCGACCAGATGGCCGTCCACGTGCCGCTGTCGTTCGAGGCGCAGATCGAGACCAGCCTGCTGATGCTGTCCTCGAACAACATTCTGTCGCCGGCGCACGGGCGTCCGCTCGCGACGCCGAACCAGGACATCGTGCTCGGCTGTCACTACCTCACCAAGTCACGCGGCGACACTCCGAATCCGCGCGTCGCCGGGACCAAGGCGAAGCTCGAGGCGGACGATCCGCGCCGACTGCGCATGTTCTCGAGCGCCGGCGAGGTGCGGGCAGCCTATGACAACGGCGAGGTGCCGCTCCACGGTTACGTGGCGGTGCGCGCGACCGGACTGAACCTGCCGCGCAACGCGGTCGGCAAGCATGGCTATCTCGAGACCACGCCCGGCCGCGTGCTCTTCAACGAAGTGGTGCCGGAGGCGCTCGAGTTCCTCAACCAGACCATGGACAAGAAGCGGCTCGAGGGCCTGGTCGGCGACTGCTATTCGCGGCTCGGTCCGGCGGCGACCGCCGAATTGCTCGATCAGCTCAAGGATCTCGGCTTCAAGTACGCCACCTCGGCCGGCTTCACGGTCGGTATCGACGACGTGCGCATTCCGCCCGAGAAGGAAGAGATCATCCAGAAGTCGCTGGCAGCGGTGGAGCGCATCAATCTGAACTATCGCCGCGGCGTCATCACCGAAGGCGAGCGCTACAACAAGGTGATCGACACCTGGCAGCACGCCATGACCGAGGTCGAGGAGATCACCTTCGACGGTCTGTCCAAGGACCGCGAGGGCTTCAACCCGATCTTCATGATGGCTGACTCCGGTTCGCGCGGTAATCGCGAGCAGGTGCGTCAGCTCGCCGGCATGCGCGGTCTGATGGCGAAGCCACAGAAGAAGATCACCGGCGGTCTCGGCGAAATCATCGAGTCCCCGGTCATTCACAACTTCAAGGAAGGTCTCGACGTGCTCGAGTACTTCATCTCGACGCACGGCGCTCGCAAGGGACTCGCGGACACCGCACTCAAGACCGCCGACGCCGGCTACCTCACGCGTCGACTGGTCGACGTGGCGCAGGACGTCATCATCAACGAGCCGGACTGCGGCACCATCCGCGGTCTCTCGGTCGGCGCTCTGAAGGACGGCGAGGACATCATCGAGCCGCTCGCGGACCGCATCCTGGGTCGCGTCGCCTCCGAAGACGTGCTCCACCCGATCTCGAACGAGCGCATCGTCGAGGCCGGCGAGCTGATCGACGAAGCGATCGCGGCGAGCATCGACGCGGCGGCCAAGGCGGGTCTCGACAAGATCCGCATCCGCTCGGTGTTGACCTGCGACGCACGGCGCGGAGCATGCGGCAAATGCTACGGCCGCAACCTCGCGACTGGACGCCCGGTGGACCTCGGCGAAGCGGTCGGCGTGATCGCGGCGCAGTCGATCGGCGAGCCGGGTACGCAGCTCACGCTGCGCACCTTCCATATCGGCGGCACGGCGAGCCGAATCGTCGAGCAGTCGCGCACGCTGTCGAAGGAAGCGGGCCTGGTGCGGTTCCAGAGCCTCGAAGTCGTGTCGTTCGCACGTGCAACCGAGAGCACCGGTGCATCGGTGTGGGTCGCCGTCAGCCGCTCCGGCGAGATCGAGTTGCTAGATTCCGACGGCCGCGCGCGGCAGCGCTACTCGGTGCCCTACGGCGCACATCTCTACGTCGCCGACGGCCAGCACGTCGACAACGAGCAGGCGCTGTTCGAGTGGGACGTCTACAACGTGCCGGTGATCTCCGAGAAGAGCGGCGTCGTGCGATTCGTCGACGTCAAGGAGAAGGTCACCGTTCGCGACGAAGTCGACGACACGTCGGGCATGAAGCTGCTCGTCATCATGGAAGACCGAAACAAGGAGCTGCAGCCGGCGATCGACATCATCGACACCGGCAGCGGCGCCAAGCTCGCTCACTATCCGCTGCCGACCGGTGCGCGCCTCGAAGTGCGCGACGGCCAGGCGGTCGTGGCCGGCGATCCGCTCGTCAAGACGCGTCGCGAAGCTTCGAAGACGCGCGACATCACGGGCGGTCTGCCGCGCGTGGCCGAGCTGTTCGAAGCGCGGCGTCCGAAGGACGCCTCGATCATCACCGAGATCGATGGTCGCGTGGAGTTCGGCGGCGTCACCCGCGGCATGCGCAAGCTAATCGTGCGCGCCGAGGATGGAGACACGCGCGAGTACCAGATCCCGCAGGGACGCCACTTGCACGTGCAGGAGGGCAGCGTGGTGCGGGCGGGAGACCGTCTGACCGAGGGCCCGATCAATCCGCACGACGTGCTGGCGATCAAGGGGATCGAAGAAGTGCAGGAGTACCTGGTCAACGAGATCCAGGAGGTCTACCGACTGCAGGGAGTTCGCATCGACGACAAGCACATCGAAACGATCGTGCGTCAGATGCTGCAGAAGGTGCGCATCGAGGATCCGGGCGACACGGTGTTCCTGGAGGGCGAGGCGGTCGATCGCCTGGTCGTACTCGAGGAGAACGAGCGCATCCTGAAGGAGGGTCAGCAGCCGGCCACCTTCAAGCCCCTGCTGCTCGGCATCACCAAGGCGTCGCTGTCGACCGAGAGCTTCATTTCGGCGGCTTCGTTCCAGGAGACGACCCGGGTGCTCACCGAGGCGGCGGTCCACGGTAAGGTGGACTATCTGCGCGGTCTCAAGGAAAACGTGATCATCGGACACCTGATCCCGGCTGGAACCGGCATGTCGGCCTACCGCAAGCTCAAGCTCGATTCCGAGCGTCAGACTTCGGAGGGGCTCGAGGAGCCACTGGGTGAAGGGGCAAAATCGGCTTGACAGTCCTAAGCTAACTCTCGTAGATTCCCCGGCCTGCGCGGCAACGGCGCATGCTGTTCCTTCACGGATGCCGTGGCCTGCCTGACCGCGCAATCCCTTATTCGACAGAAGGCTGGAGGATTTTTGTGCCTACGTTGAACCAGCTTGTCCGCCACGGGCGGAAGCCGGTGAAGACGAAGACCGGTGCGCCTGCGCTCAAGGGGGCTCCCCAGAAGCGCGGGGTCTGCACTCGTGTCTACACGACCACGCCCAAGAAGCCGAACTCGGCGCTACGCAAGGTGGCACGTGTGCGGTTGCAGAACGGGATCGAGGTGACGTGCTACATCCCGGGCGAGGGGCACAACCTGCAGGAGCACTCGATCGTGCTGGTGCGGGGAGGTCGTGTGAAGGACCTGCCGGGTGTCCGGTACCACATCGTGCGCGGCGCACTCGACGCCAGCGGCGTGAACGGACGCAAGCAGAGCCGGTCCAAGTACGGCACGAAGTCGAAGTAAGGGCACAATCGATACGGCGGACGGTGGCCCACCGGGCCATGGTCCGCGCGTCGTGTTGGCCGTTGACGGATGGGTGCGCAACGCACTCGACGTCCGGCCCGAAGGTGGAGAGGAAGTCGACACATGCCTCGTAAAGGCTCAGTTCCGCGGCACGATCTGCCGGGGGACCCCAGATTCGACAACGTGCTCGTCACGCGCATCATCAACGCGATCATGAGTGCGGGGAAGCGTTCCGTTGCCGAGCGCACGTTCTATGGCGCCATGGACATCGTCGAGCAGAAGGGCGGTCAGGATGCCATGACCGTTCTGAAGCAGGCGATGACCAACGTCAAGCCGGTGCTCGAAGTGAAGTCTCGTCGTGTCGGCGGCGCCAATTATCAGGTGCCCGTCGAAGTGCGACCGGACCGTCGCAACGCGCTCGCGATCCGCTGGCTCATTCTGTATTCGCGTCAGCGCACGGATCACTCGTTCACGGAGAAGTTCGCGAACGAGGTCCTGGCCGCGTCCCGGAACGAAGGTGGCGCAGTCAAGAAGCGCGAAGACACGCACAAGATGGCCGAGGCCAACAAGGCCTTCGCACACTACCGCTGGTAATTCGCTCGCGTTGAAGGTCGGATCCACTCCGACCTGGGCTCGGGACTCGGCTCTGCCGACCTCCCGGACTTTCGCATCGCCGGCGCAAACATCATCGACGCACCACCGCGTGTTCCTCATCGGAAACGCGTGTGGTGTCGCGACGCATTCAGGCAGGCCGCTCAATCGAGGTTTTCAAGCAGATGGCTCGGCAGACTCCGCTCAATCGATACCGGAACATCGGGATCATGGCCCATATCGACGCCGGCAAGACCACCTTGACCGAGCGCGTGTTGTTCTATACGGGCCGCATCCACCGCACGGGCGAAGTCCACGAGGGCGGCGCCACGATGGACTGGATGGAGCAGGAGCGTGAGCGCGGGATCACCATCACCTCGGCCGCGACGACCTGCATGTGGCGCGATCACCGCATCAACATCATCGACACGCCCGGACACGTCGACTTCACGGTCGAGGTCGAGCGCAGCCTGCGCGTTCTCGACGGAGCGGTCGCGGTGTTCTGTGCGGTCGGCGGCGTGGAGCCTCAGTCCGAGACCGTGTGGCGGCAGGCCGACAAGTACAAAGTCCCGCGCATCGCGTTCGTCAACAAAATGGACCGCGTCGGCGCGGACTTCGAAAACGTCATCAAGATGATGCGCGAGCGGCTCGGGGCCAAGCCGGTGCCGATCCACGTGCCGATGTTCGCCGGCGACATCTTCCAGGGCACCATCGATCTGGTCGAGATGAAGGCGATCACCTACGACGAAGGCTCGCAGGGCACCAAGATCGACATCCACGACATTCCGCGCGACCTGGTCGAATCTGCGAACAAGGCGCGTTTCCAACTGCTCGAAGCGGTGGCGGAGTTCGACGAGCAGCTGCTCGACGACTACCTGCACGAGAAGCCCTACACCTCCGACGATCTCCGACGTGCGCTGCGCAACGGCACGATCAAGGGTGAGATCACGCCGGTGCTGTGCGGCTCCGCGTTCAAGAACAAGGGCGTTCAGCGGCTGCTCGATGCGGTCGTCGATTTGCTGCCTGCTCCGGTCGACATGCCGCCGGTGATGGGTCAGTCGCTGCCCGATTTCCTGCACGTCGAACGCAAGCCCGACGACACGGAAGCGTTCTCGGCGCTGGCATTCAAGATCATGACCGACCCCTACGTCGGCCGTCTGACCTTCTTCCGCGTCTATTCGGGCGCCGTCAAGAGCGGCGACACCGTGCTCAACGCCGCGACCGGTCGCAACGAGCGCATCGGTCGTCTGGTGCAGATGCACGCGAACAAGCGTGAGGAGATCAGCGAGGTGTTCGCCGGCGACATCGCGGCCGGCATCGGCTTCAAGAAGGTCACGACCGGCAATACGCTGTGCGACACCGACCGACCGCTCGCGCTCGAATCCATGCACTTCCCCGAGCCGGTCGTCGACGTTGCAATCGAACCCAAGTCGAAGGTGGACGAGGAGAAGATGTCCAATGCGCTGCAGCGTCTGTCCGAAGAGGACCCGACGTTCCGTGTGCGCACCGACGAGGAGACGTCGCAGACCGTCATCTCCGGCATGGGCGAGCTTCACCTCGAGATCATCGTGGACCGGATGATGCGCGAGTTCGGCGTGCAGGCGAACGTCGGCAAGCCTCAGGTCGCGTATCGCGAAACCATTTCGACTTCGGCCGAGCAGCGGCACCGCTTCATCCGGCAGACCGGTGGTAAGGGCATGTTCGCCGACGTGAGGATCCGAGTGGAACCGCAGGAGCCCGGCAAGGGCTTCGAGTTCGTGAACGACATCGTGGGCGGCTCGATCCCGAAGGAGTACATCCCGGCGGTCGAGAAGGGCATCGAGGAAGCGCTCAAGGGCGGCGTCGTCGCGGGCTTCCCGCTCGTCGACATCAAGGTCACACTGTTCGACGGCTCGTACCACGAGGTCGACTCGTCCGAAATGGCATTCAAGATCGCGGGTTCGATCGCGTTCAAGGAGGCGTGCAACAAAGCCAAACCGCGCCTGCTCGAACCGATCATGGACGTCGAGGTGGTGGTGCCCGAGGAGTACATGGGCGACATCATCGGCGACCTCTCGTCGCGCCGTGGCCGCATCGGCGGCATGTTCACGCGCTCGGAAGCGCGCGTGATCGCCGCATCGGTGCCGCTCGCGGAAATGTTCGGCTATGCGACGCGCATGCGCTCGATTTCTCAGGGTCGTGCCGTCTATTCCATGCAGTTCTCGCGCTACGAGACGCTCCCGGCGGCGGTCGCCGAGGAAATCGTGGCGAAGGTCAAAGGCTAGAAGTTCCGGACCGCGGTCCCGGCCGGCTGAGGCCGGCGACGGGGTGCCGCGAATCCGAACCCGCGCGACGCGCGCTCAGGGAGGTTCCACCGATGGCGAAGGCGAAATTTGAGCGAAACAAGCCGCACGTGAACGTGGGAACGATCGGGCACGTGGACCATGGGAAGACGACGCTGACGGCGGCGATCACGATGGTGCTGTCGCAGAACAACCCGAAGATCATGGTTCGTGACTACGGATCGATCGACAACGCGCCGGAAGAGCGGGAGCGCGGGATCACGATCGCGACGGCGCACGTGGAGTACGAGACGGCGAACCGTCACTACGCGCACGTGGACTGCCCGGGACACGCGGACTACGTGAAGAACATGATCACGGGAGCCGCGCAGATGGACGGCGCGATCCTGGTGGTGAGTGCAGCGGACGGCCCGATGCCTCAGACGCGGGAGCACATTCTACTGGCGCGCCAGGTGGGAGTGCCGTTCATCGTGGTGTTCATGAACAAGTGCGACATGGTGGACGATCCGGAGTTGCTGGAGCTGGTGGAGCTGGAGATCCGGGAGCTGTTGAAGAAGTACGAGTTCCCGGGCGACGACATTCCGGTGATCCGCGGCTCGGCGAAGGTGGCGATGGACGCGGGCGGCAAGGACGCGAAGGCGAACGAGCCGATCCTGAAGCTGATGGAAGCGGTGGACAACTACATTCCGACGCCGGAGCGCGCGACGGAGAAGCCGCTGCTGATGGCGGTGGAGGACGTGTTCTCGATCTCGGGTCGCGGGACGGTGGCGACGGGTCGAATGGAGCGCGGGAAGGTGAAGGTGGGCGACAAGGTGGAGCTGGTGGGCCTGCGCGAGACGCGCGACACGGTGGTGACGGGCGTCGAGATGTTCCGCAAGTCGATGGACGAGGCGATGGCCGGAGACAACGTGGGGCTGTTGCTGCGCGGGATCGAGAAGACGGACGTGGAGCGCGGGATGTGCGTGGTGTGGCCGAAGTCGATCACGCCGCACACGAAGTTCAAGGGGTCGGTGTACGTGTTGACGAAGGAGGAGGGCGGTCGGCATACGCCGTTCTTCAACGGGTACCGGCCGCAGTTCTACTTCCGGACGACGGACGTGACGGGGGTGGCGACGCTGCCCGCGGGACGCGAGATGGTGATGCCGGGAGACAACGTGGACATGGAAGTGGAGCTGATCACGCCGATCGCGATGGAGGATGGACTCCGGTTCGCGATCCGCGAGGGTGGCCGCACGGTCGGCGCCGGCGTCGTCGTCTCCATCATCCAGTAGGGGTCTGAAGATGCTGCTCCAGAAGATTCGCATCAAGCTCAAGGCTTACGATCACGCGACGCTCGACCAGTCGGCGGCCGAGATCGTGCGTACGGCGCGACGTACCGGAGCGATGACCTCGGGTCCGGTTCCGCTCCCGACTCAGAAGACGATCTGGACGGTGCTGCGCAGCCCGCACGTCGACAAGAAGTCGCGCGAGCAGTTCGAGCGACGCGTGCACAAGCGGCTCATCGACATCACGCGCTCCACCCCTCAGACCATGGAAGCACTCGAGAAGCTCGACATCCCTGCCGGTGTCGACATCGAGATCAAAACCTAGGCATTCAGGAGGCGCGGCGCGGGGACCACCCGGGTCTGGCGAATGCCGGACCGACGTGCGGAGACCCGACGCGGGCGATGACATGATTGGATTGATCGGTAAGAAAGTGGGCATGACCCAGATCTACAACGAGAGGGGCGATGTCCTTCCCGTGACCGTGATCGAGGCCGGCCCGTGCACGGTGACCGAAGTGCGCACTCCCGAGCGCAACGGCTACTCGGCGGTGCAGCTCGGCTTCGGCACCAACAAAGAGAGTCGCTTTCTGCGCCCGGTGCTCGGGCAGTTCAAGACGCGCAATCTGCCGCCGTCGCGGTACGTGAAGGAATTCCGAGTCGAGGATGCCTCCGAATTCCAGCCCGGCCAGAGCCTCACGGTCTCGCTGTTCGAGCCCGGACAGAGCGTCGACGTCCAGGGCGTCACGAAAGGCCGCGGCTTCCAGGGCGTCGTCAAGCGCTACGGCTTCGTCAGCGGTCACGCTTCGCACGGACCCACGTTCGGCAAGCAGCCGGGCTCGATCGGCGCATCGGCGTTCCCGTCGCGCGTCATCAAGGGCAAGCGTCTGCCGGGCCGCATGGGTGGCGTCAACCTGACCATCAACAACCTCAAGGTCGTGGCGATCGACACCGAGCAGAACCTGCTGCTGGTTCGCGGCGCGGTGCCGGGCCCCGTCAATGGCCTGGTGTTCGTGAAGAAGCGGGTGGTGCGATGAAC
This Candidatus Eisenbacteria bacterium DNA region includes the following protein-coding sequences:
- a CDS encoding 30S ribosomal protein S12; translation: MPTLNQLVRHGRKPVKTKTGAPALKGAPQKRGVCTRVYTTTPKKPNSALRKVARVRLQNGIEVTCYIPGEGHNLQEHSIVLVRGGRVKDLPGVRYHIVRGALDASGVNGRKQSRSKYGTKSK
- the fusA gene encoding elongation factor G, whose protein sequence is MARQTPLNRYRNIGIMAHIDAGKTTLTERVLFYTGRIHRTGEVHEGGATMDWMEQERERGITITSAATTCMWRDHRINIIDTPGHVDFTVEVERSLRVLDGAVAVFCAVGGVEPQSETVWRQADKYKVPRIAFVNKMDRVGADFENVIKMMRERLGAKPVPIHVPMFAGDIFQGTIDLVEMKAITYDEGSQGTKIDIHDIPRDLVESANKARFQLLEAVAEFDEQLLDDYLHEKPYTSDDLRRALRNGTIKGEITPVLCGSAFKNKGVQRLLDAVVDLLPAPVDMPPVMGQSLPDFLHVERKPDDTEAFSALAFKIMTDPYVGRLTFFRVYSGAVKSGDTVLNAATGRNERIGRLVQMHANKREEISEVFAGDIAAGIGFKKVTTGNTLCDTDRPLALESMHFPEPVVDVAIEPKSKVDEEKMSNALQRLSEEDPTFRVRTDEETSQTVISGMGELHLEIIVDRMMREFGVQANVGKPQVAYRETISTSAEQRHRFIRQTGGKGMFADVRIRVEPQEPGKGFEFVNDIVGGSIPKEYIPAVEKGIEEALKGGVVAGFPLVDIKVTLFDGSYHEVDSSEMAFKIAGSIAFKEACNKAKPRLLEPIMDVEVVVPEEYMGDIIGDLSSRRGRIGGMFTRSEARVIAASVPLAEMFGYATRMRSISQGRAVYSMQFSRYETLPAAVAEEIVAKVKG
- the rpoC gene encoding DNA-directed RNA polymerase subunit beta', with the translated sequence MAAGKLGLSRLEEHDQRRRASFNAIRIRLASPDVIRSWSHGEVTKPETINYRSFKPEKDGLFCEKIFGPVKDWECNCGKYKRIRYRGVICDRCGVEVTQAKVRRERLGHIQLAVPVSHIWFFKGVPSRIGHLLDMSIRDLERILYYESYVVIDPGKTGFKKKEIITEDQYNEVMEEQPESGLKSKMGAEAIRDLLSELDLEELQADLRAKAKIETSVQRKKETLKRLRIVEAFRHSGNRPEWMILECVPVLPPDLRPLVPLEGGRFATSDLNDLYRRVINRNNRLKKLMDIKAPEVILRNEKRMLQEAVDALFDNGRRSRAVRGQGNRPLKSLSDMLKGKQGRFRQNLLGKRVDYSGRSVIVVGPELKLNQCGLPKNMALELFKPFIIRKLEDRGYVQTVKSAKRLVEREKPEVWDILGEIIENHPVLLNRAPTLHRLGIQGFEPVLVEGKAIKIHPLVCQAFNADFDGDQMAVHVPLSFEAQIETSLLMLSSNNILSPAHGRPLATPNQDIVLGCHYLTKSRGDTPNPRVAGTKAKLEADDPRRLRMFSSAGEVRAAYDNGEVPLHGYVAVRATGLNLPRNAVGKHGYLETTPGRVLFNEVVPEALEFLNQTMDKKRLEGLVGDCYSRLGPAATAELLDQLKDLGFKYATSAGFTVGIDDVRIPPEKEEIIQKSLAAVERINLNYRRGVITEGERYNKVIDTWQHAMTEVEEITFDGLSKDREGFNPIFMMADSGSRGNREQVRQLAGMRGLMAKPQKKITGGLGEIIESPVIHNFKEGLDVLEYFISTHGARKGLADTALKTADAGYLTRRLVDVAQDVIINEPDCGTIRGLSVGALKDGEDIIEPLADRILGRVASEDVLHPISNERIVEAGELIDEAIAASIDAAAKAGLDKIRIRSVLTCDARRGACGKCYGRNLATGRPVDLGEAVGVIAAQSIGEPGTQLTLRTFHIGGTASRIVEQSRTLSKEAGLVRFQSLEVVSFARATESTGASVWVAVSRSGEIELLDSDGRARQRYSVPYGAHLYVADGQHVDNEQALFEWDVYNVPVISEKSGVVRFVDVKEKVTVRDEVDDTSGMKLLVIMEDRNKELQPAIDIIDTGSGAKLAHYPLPTGARLEVRDGQAVVAGDPLVKTRREASKTRDITGGLPRVAELFEARRPKDASIITEIDGRVEFGGVTRGMRKLIVRAEDGDTREYQIPQGRHLHVQEGSVVRAGDRLTEGPINPHDVLAIKGIEEVQEYLVNEIQEVYRLQGVRIDDKHIETIVRQMLQKVRIEDPGDTVFLEGEAVDRLVVLEENERILKEGQQPATFKPLLLGITKASLSTESFISAASFQETTRVLTEAAVHGKVDYLRGLKENVIIGHLIPAGTGMSAYRKLKLDSERQTSEGLEEPLGEGAKSA
- the tuf gene encoding elongation factor Tu, whose translation is MAKAKFERNKPHVNVGTIGHVDHGKTTLTAAITMVLSQNNPKIMVRDYGSIDNAPEERERGITIATAHVEYETANRHYAHVDCPGHADYVKNMITGAAQMDGAILVVSAADGPMPQTREHILLARQVGVPFIVVFMNKCDMVDDPELLELVELEIRELLKKYEFPGDDIPVIRGSAKVAMDAGGKDAKANEPILKLMEAVDNYIPTPERATEKPLLMAVEDVFSISGRGTVATGRMERGKVKVGDKVELVGLRETRDTVVTGVEMFRKSMDEAMAGDNVGLLLRGIEKTDVERGMCVVWPKSITPHTKFKGSVYVLTKEEGGRHTPFFNGYRPQFYFRTTDVTGVATLPAGREMVMPGDNVDMEVELITPIAMEDGLRFAIREGGRTVGAGVVVSIIQ
- the rpsJ gene encoding 30S ribosomal protein S10, translated to MLLQKIRIKLKAYDHATLDQSAAEIVRTARRTGAMTSGPVPLPTQKTIWTVLRSPHVDKKSREQFERRVHKRLIDITRSTPQTMEALEKLDIPAGVDIEIKT
- the rpsG gene encoding 30S ribosomal protein S7, with the protein product MPRKGSVPRHDLPGDPRFDNVLVTRIINAIMSAGKRSVAERTFYGAMDIVEQKGGQDAMTVLKQAMTNVKPVLEVKSRRVGGANYQVPVEVRPDRRNALAIRWLILYSRQRTDHSFTEKFANEVLAASRNEGGAVKKREDTHKMAEANKAFAHYRW
- the rplC gene encoding 50S ribosomal protein L3, producing the protein MIGLIGKKVGMTQIYNERGDVLPVTVIEAGPCTVTEVRTPERNGYSAVQLGFGTNKESRFLRPVLGQFKTRNLPPSRYVKEFRVEDASEFQPGQSLTVSLFEPGQSVDVQGVTKGRGFQGVVKRYGFVSGHASHGPTFGKQPGSIGASAFPSRVIKGKRLPGRMGGVNLTINNLKVVAIDTEQNLLLVRGAVPGPVNGLVFVKKRVVR